A region from the Amphiura filiformis unplaced genomic scaffold, Afil_fr2py scaffold_256, whole genome shotgun sequence genome encodes:
- the LOC140145413 gene encoding LOW QUALITY PROTEIN: cell division cycle protein 27 homolog (The sequence of the model RefSeq protein was modified relative to this genomic sequence to represent the inferred CDS: inserted 1 base in 1 codon): protein NKRIITRRTQTTKPAVFSQSGNSSNTKEPVPMQLQQTPSPQTSGPVLFPPTQGVRRSSRLFSHANSVKENATKKPSTRGNKLGSPRGPKGKTKGRTVKSATISQPPDSEDIFKPDSQKNNDQNKPYQQASLLQQQQQLLSFQKASADGLLALLREIGKAYLSLSQYDCRKAISLFSNLPTHHYNTGWVLCQVGRARFELAEYQQAERLFSEVRRXEPHHMAGMEIYSTTLWHLHKEVALSTLAQDLTAFDPNSPYAWCASGNCFSLQKEHDVAIKFFQRAVQIDPNFAYAYTLLGHEYVTTEELDKAMACFRNALRINQRHYNAWYGVGMIYYKQEKFSLAEMHYRKALGINPQSSVLLCHIGVVQHASHKSNQALETLTRAISMDPNNPLCKFHRASILFATEKYQEALTELEELKHIIPKESLVYFIMGKVYKKLGQTHLALANFSWALDLDPKGANNQIKEALDKRYLPDDDELATVPVTGNQNLSDTPGGEDSNVSQGLAAIEEMQLQANESDESL from the exons ATAATAACTAGAAGAACACAAACCACCAAACCAGCAGTATTCAGTCAATCTGGCAACAGTAGCAATACAAAAGAGCCAGTTCCGATGCAGCTACAGCAGACCCCTAGCCCACAAACAAG TGGTCCAGTATTGTTCCCTCCAACTCAAGGTGTTAGAAGAAGCTCAAGGCTATTCAGCCATGCCAATTCAGTCAAAGAAAACGCAACGAAAAAACCCTCTACCAGAGGAAACAAATTAGGTTCACCACGTGGTCCAAAAGGCAAGACCAAAGGACGTACGGTGAAGAGCGCCACCATCAGCCAGCCGCCTGATTCAGAAGATATTTTTAAGCCGGATAGTCAAAAGAATAACGATCAAAACAAACCTTACCAACAAGCATCTCTgctacagcagcaacaacaactgTTAAGTTTTCAGAAGGCGTCAGCAG ATGGTTTATTAGCATTACTACGAGAGATAGGCAAAGCTTACTTGTCGCTTAGCCAGTATGATTGTCGTAAAGCGATATCACTCTTCTCCAATCTGCCAACTCACCACTACAATACAGGATGGGTGCTGTGTCAAGTAGGCAGAGCTAGATTTGAACTGGCTGAATATCAACAG gCTGAGAGGTTGTTTTCTGAAGTTCGGC TTGAGCCCCACCATATGGCAGGGATGGAGATCTACTCCACGACGCTGTGGCATCTTCACAAGGAAGTGGCTTTGTCAACATTGGCACAAGATCTTACAGCCTTTGATCCCAATTCACCTTAT GCATGGTGTGCTTCAGGGAACTGCTTTAGTCTTCAGAAGGAACACGACGTAGCCATCAAATTTTTCCAGCGCGCTGTACAGATAGATCCCAACTTTGCATATGCCTACACATTGTTGGGTCATGAATACGTCACAACTGAAGAATTAGACAAAGCTATGGCATGTTTCCGTAATGCACTTAGGATCAACCAGAGGCATTACAATGCATG GTATGGTGTTGGGATGATATACTACAAGCAAGAAAAGTTCTCCTTAGCAGAGATGCATTACAGGAAAGCTTTGGGTATTAATCCACAAAGCTCAGTACTACTATGTCATATTGGTGTT GTACAACATGCAAGTCATAAGTCCAACCAAGCACTGGAGACACTGACTAGAGCCATCAGCATGGACCCCAATAATCCCCTATGTAAATTTCACAGAGCCTCAATTCTATTTGCTACAGAGAAGTATCAG GAAGCCCTTACTGAGCTGGAAGAGTTGAAGCACATCATCCCCAAGGAGTCCCTTGTATACTTCATCATGGGAAAG GTATACAAGAAGCTTGGTCAGACCCACCTTGCTCTAGCCAATTTCTCATGGGCTCTGGATCTGGATCCTAAAGGTGCCAATAATCAGATCAAAGAAGCTCTTGACAAACGGTATTTGCCTGATGATGATGAACTGGCAACTGTCCCTGTGACTGGTAACCAAAATTTATCAGATACCCCAG